A stretch of DNA from Flexistipes sp.:
AGTGGATAAATATTTGCAAATAAAAACAATTATGAGAGGAGGGTGTAGACGGTTAGCGGCAGTAGTTTCGAGTTTCGGCTGTGAAATGCGTGCAAATTACATTGAAAAATATTCTTGCTGCGAAAAATGGGGTGACGCTAGAATTGTCTCACTTACTCCTTGTTCCTATGCCCTGTAAACTTAACACTAATACACCACTCAACAAATTGAGAGCAAAAAAATTTGTATATGGAAATTTTTCTATATTTCATTATTATAATTATTTGAATATTCATACATAAGGAGGCAACATATGAGTTCCAACTGCAATGAAGAAAACTCCTGTAACACATGTGGTTCCGGCAGCAGCTGCGACACATCTGAGAAAGAAAAACATACTGAAGAAATTATCAAAAAGAAGTTATCTAAAATCGATAACAAATTAATGGTAATGAGCGGAAAAGGAGGAGTGGGCAAATCAACAGTTACTGTCAATCTGGCAGCCATGCTTGCTTCACTGGGAAACAAAGTCGGAATTATTGATGCAGATATCCACGGACCAAATATTCCGAAGATGCTGGGCATCAAAGAAAAAGGAGTTCTTTCAACCTCCGAAGGGATCATACCCTTTGAACCAATAGCCAATTTAAAGGTGATGTCTGTTGCGTTTCTTCTGAAAAATGACGACGACGCTGTTATCTGGAGAGCACCCTTAAAACACAGCCTGATTCAGCAGTTTGTAAGTGACGTGGAATGGGGAAATCTGGACTACCTTATCATAGATCTGCCCCCCGGTACAGGTGATGAGCCTTTAAGTGTTACCCACATCATGGGGGAAATTGACGGAAGCATAATTGTAACAACACCACAGGAAGTCGCTCTGCTGGATGCAAGAAAGTCAGTAACATTCAGCAGAAAGATAAATGTGGAAACACTTGGCATAGTTGAAAATATGAGTGGATTTGTCTGTCCTCATTGCGGAGAAAAAACAGAAATATTTAAAACAGGAGGCGGGAAAAAGGCTGCACAAGAACTAAGTGTAGATTTTCTGGGGAGTATTCCTCTCGATCCGCAACTTGTTGCAAACGGTGACGATGGTACACCTTACGTTGTAAAAAATGAAAACAGTCCTGTAACAAAAGCATTCCAGTCCGTGGCTGAAAAAATAATGAAAAAATCCTCCCTTAAATCCTGAAATGCGGCAATCTCATGTCCCTCAGGAGAGATTGCTTCGCTACGCTCGCAATGACGGCATAGGGGATTGCTTGCTAAACCTGCCCTGTTAATGCTGCTTCCGGCAGTATTAACAGGGTTCACCCCTACTGCCCCTGATACCTCAACAACCTATAATTACATCCAAAGCTTTTCTATCACCCATAACGATGTATTACGCCAAATTATTGAATTGTTGATAGTAATTAACTATACTTTATATAGTTAATAATATGTTGCTTTTGTATTATTCAAAACTTTTCAAGTGCTATAATATAGTTTTAATCTATGCATATTTTGGATATTCCACATTATTTAGCGTAACAACTAATATTTCTTGTTTTCAATAATATATAGTAATAAATTATAAGTATAAGCTTAATTACTGCATACCAAAAGGCTTAATATCCTTAATTTATAATACTTATTGACAATTCATTTTTTCTATATTATGCTTTTCTAAAATAAAACAGAGGTTGTTAATGAGAATAAAGAAATTAATGTCAGCCAATAGAGGCGAAATTTCAATAAGAACTTTCAGGGCTTGCACAGAGCTTGGAATCAGAACCGTAGCCATTTATTCCGAAGAGGACAAATATTCCCTCCACCGTTACAAAGCCGATGAGGCCTACCTTGTAGGTGCAGGACTTGAGCCTGTACAGGCGTATCTTAATATCGATGAAATTATTGATTTGGCATTAAGAAAAAACATCGACGCAATTCATCCCGGATACGGTTTTTTGTCGGAGTCTTACGAATTTGCCGAAGCCTGTGACAAAGCAGGTATTGTGTTTGTTGGACCCAAGCCGGAAACGTTAAAAATTTTCGGAGATAAACAAACCGCCAAAAATCTTGCCAAAGAATGCAATGTGCCCGTCATAGAAGGTTCTGACGGCGAGGTAAAAAATTATGAAGAAGCTGTAAAAGTTGCCAAATACATTGGATATCCCGTATTGCTCAAAGCGACTGCAGGAGGCGGCGGCCGAGGTATCAGAGTTGTTGAAAGCGAAAAAGATTTAAAAGATAATTTTGAAGCATCCAAAAGAGAAGCTCTTAAAGCTTTCGGCAAAGACGGCATCATCATTGAAAAATATATAAAGAATCCCAAACATATAGAAGTACAGCTGCTTGCGGATAAATTCGGCAATACTTTTCATTTGTATGAAAGAGACTGCTCCATTCAGCGAAGGCATCAAAAGGTAATCGAAATTGCTCCTTCAATAAACATCCCTAAAGATGCCCTGGACAAACTCTATGAAGATTCAGTCAATATAGGCAAGAGAGCAAACCTTGTCAGCGCTGCAACAGTTGAATTCCTGGTGGATGAAAAAGGGAAACATTACTTTCTGGAAGTCAACCCCCGTATTCAGGTTGAACATACTGTAACGGAACTTATTACTGGTGTTGATATAGTACAGGCACAGATTTTTATCGCAGCCGGTGAAAAATTGAATTATCCGCTTATAGGCTTAAACAAACAATCTGATGTATACAAACACGGATTTGCTATACAAAGCCGGGTCACAACTGAGGATCCTGAAAATCAGTTTATGCCGGATACCGGTGAAATTGAAGCCTACAGGACTGCTGCCGGCTTCGGAGTGCGTTTGGATGCAGGTAGCGGTTTTGCAGGGGCGGTAATTTCACCACACTATGATTCCCTTCTTGTAAAAGTATCCTCATGGGCAACCACCCTGGAGCAGGCCGCCAGAAAAATGGATAGAGCACTGAAAGAATTCCGTATCAGAGGTGTAAAAACAAACATTCAGTTTCTTGAAAATGTTGTCATGCATGAAGACTTTATAAAGGGTACTTTTAACACAAATTTTGTGGATAATACCCCGGAATTATATAGATTCAAGGAGCAGAGAGACAGAGCAACCAAAGCATTG
This window harbors:
- a CDS encoding Mrp/NBP35 family ATP-binding protein; protein product: MSSNCNEENSCNTCGSGSSCDTSEKEKHTEEIIKKKLSKIDNKLMVMSGKGGVGKSTVTVNLAAMLASLGNKVGIIDADIHGPNIPKMLGIKEKGVLSTSEGIIPFEPIANLKVMSVAFLLKNDDDAVIWRAPLKHSLIQQFVSDVEWGNLDYLIIDLPPGTGDEPLSVTHIMGEIDGSIIVTTPQEVALLDARKSVTFSRKINVETLGIVENMSGFVCPHCGEKTEIFKTGGGKKAAQELSVDFLGSIPLDPQLVANGDDGTPYVVKNENSPVTKAFQSVAEKIMKKSSLKS